GCTTGTATATCATGTCTTTTCGCTCTATTATTATCCTGATTTTGTCGGACAGTTCCGGGTCTTTCCTAATCATCATAAAGAGCTCCCTGTTCGGGTTTATGACTATGGGCTTTCCCACCATCTTGAGCATAGAGTAGTCTCCTGCCGTGTCCCCATAGGCGTAGCAGTTTCCAAGGTCTAGATTGTACTTCTCTATCAGCTCTTTTACGGACCTCAGCTTGTTCTTGGAGTCCCACATGCCTTGAAGCTCCCCTGTGAAGTTGTTCGCTTCGTCCACTTCATAGATAGAAGCCCTGTACTCTGTTATGTCGTATTTTTCAGCCATCTTGGAGACCAGAAAGTCCGGGCTCCCGGAGATGAAGAAGACAAGGTCCCCTCTCTCCTTGTGGTGCTGTATCCTGTCCCTGGAGTACTTGTATATCTTATCTCCATTTAAGTTTATGACCTGGTTGGCTATAAACTCTATATAGGACTTGTTTATGCCCTGTAGCTGCTTTACATATATCTCCACAAGCTCCCCTAGGTATATGTCGAAGTCAAGAAGCCTCCTCTCCCATTCGTTGAAAGAGTGCTTCACCTTTCCGTACCACACAGCGGGGTCTACCATC
This Andreesenia angusta DNA region includes the following protein-coding sequences:
- a CDS encoding HAD family hydrolase, yielding MEKNTAAFFDIDGTIYRNSLMIEHFKKLIKYEMVDPAVWYGKVKHSFNEWERRLLDFDIYLGELVEIYVKQLQGINKSYIEFIANQVINLNGDKIYKYSRDRIQHHKERGDLVFFISGSPDFLVSKMAEKYDITEYRASIYEVDEANNFTGELQGMWDSKNKLRSVKELIEKYNLDLGNCYAYGDTAGDYSMLKMVGKPIVINPNRELFMMIRKDPELSDKIRIIIERKDMIYKLSPYIEII